In a single window of the Prevotella melaninogenica genome:
- a CDS encoding bifunctional hydroxymethylpyrimidine kinase/phosphomethylpyrimidine kinase has translation MQNNKPKLLKTILTITGSDSTGGSGVQADIRTIATLGGYAVSAVTSVTVQNTLGIQAFYDLPAEIVRGQIEAIINDMQPDTVKVGMIRTTETLAVVVDALLKYRPHHIIYDPIVTASNGDRLMTDDVIMQIRCRLLPLCSLVILREGEAEKIFDCSSLKGEGSRTVRSFVLDDPLQHGLANSFSSALAVYLSQDEPMEEALQHAREYVRTLVARKSDISGRSSQLYNEFLEAVQEHYHTNRDVAFYADCLNVSPRYLSQVAHRISGKSPKCIIDHTLAEALACQLRTTQKTIQEIAYEHGFASQAQFSKFFRKQMGQTPSEWRRS, from the coding sequence ATGCAAAACAATAAACCTAAACTGTTGAAGACAATTCTCACAATAACAGGTTCAGATAGCACTGGTGGCTCTGGTGTGCAGGCTGATATCAGAACGATAGCAACCTTAGGAGGCTATGCTGTGTCGGCTGTAACGTCTGTCACGGTGCAGAATACTTTGGGTATTCAGGCTTTCTATGACCTTCCTGCGGAGATTGTTAGAGGACAGATTGAGGCGATTATCAATGATATGCAGCCTGACACGGTGAAGGTGGGAATGATTAGAACCACAGAAACCTTGGCTGTCGTGGTGGATGCACTGTTGAAGTATCGTCCTCATCATATTATATATGACCCAATTGTGACGGCAAGTAATGGTGACAGATTGATGACAGATGACGTGATTATGCAGATACGTTGTCGATTGCTGCCACTTTGTTCGCTTGTTATTTTGCGTGAGGGAGAGGCAGAAAAAATCTTTGATTGCTCTTCATTGAAGGGAGAAGGGAGTCGAACAGTCCGCTCGTTTGTGTTGGACGACCCTTTGCAGCATGGTCTTGCTAATAGTTTTTCGTCTGCACTTGCAGTCTATCTCAGTCAAGATGAGCCAATGGAAGAGGCGTTACAACATGCTCGGGAATATGTACGAACGCTTGTGGCAAGGAAGAGTGATATCAGTGGACGAAGTAGTCAGCTATACAATGAATTTTTAGAAGCAGTGCAAGAGCATTATCATACTAATCGTGATGTAGCTTTTTATGCTGATTGTCTGAATGTTTCTCCACGTTATTTGTCGCAGGTGGCGCATCGTATATCTGGCAAATCACCAAAGTGTATCATTGATCATACGCTTGCAGAAGCCCTCGCCTGTCAGCTTCGAACGACACAGAAAACAATACAAGAGATTGCATACGAGCATGG